A window of Microcystis aeruginosa FD4 contains these coding sequences:
- a CDS encoding proton extrusion protein PcxA, whose protein sequence is MNLNRILQGVNQWLLQTPERSLDEAYHAALKIKEIEDKHFQGRKVAAEFSNYGSSTNSYFIAEVKGYLQKIKVRLTEFKASRSIVNTFGPNQPTINNGVITVTTDVCLKKLQFIDSIIGKYQDNYWQEDMEDVPKSLHNRNVERETGKIKTSRNRSFLAAGSLEDEEIIKSNKSQKATEKPGVLPRSFVNTFNRIKQEIDPQAGESEEAVLKRFRNSRYKTAISLKFILLLIIVPLLTQQLTKTFLITPLVNKYFQQQEQFIFINQDLEEEAFSELRRFEEALHFRGMIGLAPKLSNEEIEVEITKKAAVLSEEFRQRGLNAIANIFADICSLIAFGFVVAFSRREIEIVKSFLDGILYNLSDSAKAFLIILFTDMFVGFHSPHGWEVILEGLSRHFGLPENRQFNFLFIATFPVILDTVLKYWIFRYLNRISPSAVATYRNMNE, encoded by the coding sequence ATGAATCTTAATCGGATTTTGCAAGGCGTTAATCAATGGTTATTACAAACTCCTGAACGTTCTTTAGATGAGGCCTATCATGCAGCTTTGAAGATTAAGGAGATAGAAGACAAGCATTTTCAAGGGCGGAAAGTGGCAGCGGAGTTCTCGAATTATGGCAGCAGCACCAATTCCTATTTTATCGCAGAAGTTAAAGGTTATCTGCAAAAAATTAAAGTCAGATTGACGGAGTTTAAAGCTAGTCGCTCGATCGTTAATACCTTCGGACCAAATCAACCGACAATTAATAATGGGGTGATTACTGTCACCACAGATGTTTGTCTGAAAAAACTTCAGTTTATCGATAGTATTATCGGAAAATATCAAGATAATTATTGGCAAGAAGATATGGAAGATGTCCCCAAAAGTCTCCATAACAGAAATGTTGAACGGGAAACAGGGAAAATAAAGACTTCTCGAAATCGCTCTTTTTTAGCAGCGGGTAGTCTTGAGGATGAGGAAATAATCAAAAGTAATAAATCCCAAAAAGCTACGGAAAAACCCGGGGTTTTACCACGTTCTTTTGTCAATACTTTTAATCGCATTAAACAGGAAATTGATCCTCAAGCGGGGGAATCGGAGGAGGCCGTTTTAAAAAGATTTCGCAATTCTCGTTATAAAACAGCCATTTCTCTCAAGTTTATTTTACTGTTAATTATTGTTCCTTTATTGACCCAGCAATTAACCAAAACTTTCCTGATTACCCCCTTGGTTAATAAGTATTTTCAACAACAGGAACAGTTTATTTTTATCAATCAAGATCTAGAAGAAGAAGCTTTTTCAGAATTGAGAAGATTTGAGGAAGCTTTACATTTTCGAGGTATGATTGGTTTAGCACCCAAATTATCTAACGAAGAAATCGAGGTGGAAATTACTAAAAAAGCAGCGGTACTAAGTGAAGAATTTCGCCAACGAGGTTTAAACGCAATCGCTAATATTTTCGCCGATATTTGTTCCCTGATTGCCTTTGGTTTTGTTGTCGCTTTTAGTCGTCGGGAAATCGAGATTGTCAAGTCTTTTCTCGATGGCATTCTCTATAATCTTAGCGATTCAGCTAAAGCTTTTTTAATTATTCTCTTTACCGATATGTTTGTCGGTTTCCACTCTCCCCACGGTTGGGAAGTCATCCTAGAAGGGTTAAGTCGTCATTTCGGTTTACCGGAAAATCGCCAGTTTAATTTTCTCTTTATCGCCACTTTTCCCGTTATCTTAGATACAGTCTTAAAATATTGGATTTTCCGTTATCTCAATCGCATTTCTCCCTCGGCAGTGGCTACCTATCGTAATATGAATGAATAG
- a CDS encoding recombinase family protein, which translates to MSIIPIWIEGGTRSGKTSALVGEFRRWVLSQRQSGDSLSRARSKLSSLSQTVLVFAANDDNKRELADQLALAVKGSYPILCKTPLGFLTDEVILFWPLIFEFLGLKAQFPRRLRPETEQELATRLWQPAIAEFFQLTSINEYRFVRQVLDLLQLAGASGVPAEKIPERLADGLSETDLKRVLAINEQEIPEKVGELIIQWRDWSLERGLLSYGIIYELYWRYLFPDSRYQQQLLKRFRGVFADDVDDYPAITKDLLSFFLDHDFFSVFTYNPQGKIRLGLTADPDYLQKLAARCQIMPLSTTDGLAVQFSETVLSLISDGNYLGNLPDQFISLQTTSRAELLRKTATAIIQAVKQGQVKPEEIAVIAPGLDEIARYSLMEILTGAGIAVQPLNEQRPLISCPLIRALLTLLALVYENLGRLAPQEAIAEMLVIFSRYRWDEEENLIPDIDPVRAGLIADHCYQVHPENPRLLAIETFPRWDRLGQKACTTYERICHWIEGMKKQQQEAKLFPIFVLNQAIEQLLNDGENLPFDHLAALRELMETAQHFWEIDRRLRESEPSFQSASETISQFIQLLRRGTITANPYPVRQFIKSSSAVTLGNIFQYRSFRSSHRWHFWLDCSSPLWEQGGAATLFAAPIFWRESPYQRWTTEAELEENQARLQRVLRDLLARVSEKVILCHSDLGVSGTDQTGQLLSLVQAAKEYD; encoded by the coding sequence ATGTCAATCATACCAATTTGGATCGAAGGTGGCACGCGATCGGGAAAAACCAGCGCTTTAGTCGGGGAATTTCGGCGCTGGGTTCTTTCTCAACGTCAGTCTGGGGATTCATTGTCTCGCGCTCGATCAAAATTATCGTCCCTTTCCCAAACGGTCTTAGTTTTCGCTGCCAACGATGATAACAAACGGGAATTAGCCGATCAATTGGCCCTTGCTGTTAAGGGTAGCTATCCGATTCTTTGCAAAACCCCTTTAGGTTTTCTCACCGATGAAGTCATCCTGTTTTGGCCGCTAATTTTCGAGTTTTTGGGGCTAAAAGCGCAATTTCCCCGCCGATTACGCCCAGAAACAGAGCAGGAACTCGCCACCCGTCTCTGGCAACCAGCGATCGCTGAATTCTTCCAGCTTACTAGCATAAATGAATATCGTTTCGTGCGTCAAGTTCTCGATTTGTTACAATTAGCCGGTGCTAGTGGTGTTCCCGCAGAAAAGATACCCGAAAGATTGGCCGACGGATTATCAGAAACAGATCTAAAACGAGTTTTAGCGATTAATGAGCAGGAAATACCAGAAAAAGTGGGAGAATTAATCATTCAATGGCGTGATTGGTCTCTAGAACGTGGTTTATTAAGTTATGGTATCATCTACGAACTCTATTGGCGCTATTTATTCCCTGATAGTCGCTATCAACAGCAACTATTAAAACGCTTCCGGGGAGTTTTTGCGGACGATGTGGACGATTATCCGGCTATTACCAAGGATTTACTCAGTTTTTTCCTCGATCATGATTTTTTTAGCGTTTTTACCTACAATCCCCAGGGAAAAATTCGCTTAGGATTAACTGCCGATCCCGATTATCTACAAAAATTAGCGGCACGCTGTCAAATTATGCCATTATCTACCACTGACGGGTTAGCTGTTCAGTTTAGCGAGACGGTTCTCTCCTTAATCAGCGACGGTAACTATCTTGGCAATCTTCCCGATCAATTCATCTCCCTGCAAACCACCTCTCGCGCTGAATTATTACGGAAGACAGCCACAGCTATTATTCAAGCAGTCAAGCAAGGACAGGTAAAACCCGAAGAAATCGCCGTTATTGCTCCCGGTTTAGACGAAATCGCCCGTTATAGCCTGATGGAAATTTTAACCGGCGCCGGGATAGCCGTTCAACCCCTCAACGAACAACGACCCCTGATCAGTTGTCCTCTGATTCGGGCATTATTAACCCTTCTCGCCCTTGTTTATGAAAATTTGGGGCGTTTAGCCCCCCAAGAGGCCATAGCCGAAATGCTGGTGATTTTTAGCCGTTATCGCTGGGATGAAGAAGAGAATTTAATTCCCGATATCGATCCAGTTCGCGCTGGATTAATTGCCGATCATTGTTATCAAGTGCATCCGGAAAATCCTCGTTTATTAGCGATCGAAACTTTTCCCCGTTGGGATCGCTTAGGACAAAAAGCTTGTACTACCTACGAAAGAATTTGTCACTGGATCGAAGGGATGAAAAAACAGCAGCAGGAAGCCAAACTTTTCCCGATTTTTGTCTTAAATCAAGCGATCGAACAATTGTTAAACGATGGGGAAAATTTGCCCTTCGATCACTTGGCAGCCTTGCGAGAATTAATGGAAACTGCTCAACATTTTTGGGAGATCGATCGCCGTTTGCGTGAGAGTGAACCCTCTTTTCAAAGTGCCAGCGAAACTATTAGTCAGTTTATCCAACTTTTGCGCCGTGGTACAATTACTGCTAATCCCTATCCTGTGCGACAATTTATTAAATCTTCCTCAGCAGTCACCCTAGGCAATATCTTTCAATATCGTTCTTTTCGTTCTAGTCATCGTTGGCATTTTTGGCTAGATTGTTCCTCTCCACTCTGGGAACAAGGAGGTGCTGCTACTCTTTTTGCTGCGCCAATTTTTTGGCGAGAAAGTCCATATCAACGCTGGACAACAGAAGCAGAATTAGAGGAAAATCAGGCACGTTTACAGAGAGTTTTAAGGGATTTATTAGCAAGGGTAAGCGAAAAAGTTATCCTCTGTCACAGTGATTTAGGAGTATCGGGAACCGATCAAACTGGACAACTTTTATCTTTAGTACAAGCGGCAAAAGAATATGATTAA
- a CDS encoding DNA adenine methylase — translation MKTAVIVPPIKCQGIKTQLVSSIKSLADQQNFDRWIEPFCGSELVAFNLQPKKALY, via the coding sequence ATGAAAACAGCCGTCATTGTTCCCCCGATTAAATGTCAAGGTATCAAAACTCAACTGGTATCATCAATCAAAAGTTTAGCGGATCAGCAAAACTTTGATCGTTGGATAGAACCCTTTTGTGGTTCGGAGTTGGTAGCTTTTAATTTACAACCCAAAAAAGCCTTATACTAA
- a CDS encoding helix-turn-helix domain-containing protein, with product MTLALNQNIYNQLLTKFQPKIIENEEEYEQARHLLLNLISKQDRLPEETAMVKLMATIIKDFDAKQPQPEPASPQEVLLHLMSANNMKQADLVGKIGSKGVVSEIVNGNRSISKAQGKILGEIFNVSPSVFI from the coding sequence ATGACTCTAGCACTTAATCAAAATATTTATAATCAACTGTTGACTAAATTTCAACCCAAGATTATTGAAAATGAGGAAGAATATGAGCAAGCGCGTCATCTTCTGCTTAATCTAATCAGTAAACAGGATCGACTACCAGAAGAAACCGCGATGGTTAAATTGATGGCGACAATTATTAAGGATTTTGATGCCAAACAACCTCAACCCGAACCAGCTTCACCGCAGGAAGTATTATTACACTTAATGTCAGCTAACAACATGAAACAAGCTGATTTAGTTGGTAAAATTGGTTCTAAGGGTGTGGTTTCTGAGATTGTTAATGGCAACCGATCGATTAGTAAAGCTCAAGGGAAAATTTTAGGAGAGATTTTCAATGTTTCCCCCAGTGTATTCATTTAA